Part of the bacterium genome, TACGAAAGGTCTTGCCGGACAGCGCCAGCTTTACATCGACGCCCGGGCGCGGGCTCGCGGCGCGGATCCGGCGCAGCACGCGCTCCGCGCTCCAGCCCCAGTCCACACGCGCGAACTCGCGATCGATCTTGGGCGCCTCGGTCACGAGGGCGGGATCCTGGGGTGCGAATTCCGCTGCCCCGGTGGCGATCTGCTCGATCCCCTCGAGCAGGGCCTCGGCGGCGAGGAGGGAAAGCCGCTCGCTCAGCTCGCCCGCGGTCTCGTCGGCGCCGATCGGCGTCTCGCGCATCAGGCAGACGTCGCCCGCGTCCATCTCTTTGACCACGCGCATCACGGAGATTCCGGTACTCGCGTCCCCGCCGGCGATCGCCCACTGGATGGGCGCGGCTCCACGCCAGCGCGGCAGGAGACTCGCGTGTCCGTTGATCATTTCGAGCCGGGGCAGCTCGCGCACGCGCTTCGGGATGAACTGGCCAAAGGCCACCACCACGGCCACATCGGGTTGCAGCGCGGCCAGCCACTC contains:
- a CDS encoding methionyl-tRNA formyltransferase; protein product: MSGAPLRLVFLGTPEFAVASLRALAGSRHELVGAISQPDRPRGRGRKSAATPVKQTAEELGIPVLQPEKVGAPEVVEWLAALQPDVAVVVAFGQFIPKRVRELPRLEMINGHASLLPRWRGAAPIQWAIAGGDASTGISVMRVVKEMDAGDVCLMRETPIGADETAGELSERLSLLAAEALLEGIEQIATGAAEFAPQDPALVTEAPKIDREFARVDWGWSAERVLRRIRAASPRPGVDVKLALSGKTFRILKASPVKTGDGPTVVPGTVIPGAVRAHGQCLRVGALDEWVDVLRLQVQGRRPVEAAEFLRGTAVSEEERVEPPPGAEASSSNHPVEN